A single Cyclopterus lumpus isolate fCycLum1 chromosome 1, fCycLum1.pri, whole genome shotgun sequence DNA region contains:
- the pex6 gene encoding peroxisome assembly factor 2 isoform X2 — protein MAAQVELCCLESFPSHLSPLDVLVLQTQLDSVFQNDADPPTALFTPQRPRGSGGPGILLRVHPTAEEEIAGYGGGNAPRAESGSRVRVFTSRFFLRHHGFEGLGSSTGTLRAMEPIPLDRLVLGARSRQSLHWAGAECFTGGLLELCRPGQWLLARQGDPLLLPRHPLLGEDPGQVQQHLMELLVLDCSPVTQGRITADTSVVLTDCLDSADPPSAPPACRPLRLCVSDFAHYADGLGGGRSLLDNRKLLGSGFSGVLQALECRVDVRVVDTKRWLGVKGQQGAAADVDSCVFVSKQLLLRLGLFNQEWVKLSRPGGASRTPAGPTEVKGGVCRRRLVSVLVVDLTQSPDLQDYDEVGFVSATLWFNMTEGDAIPVNGCTLRMKRWTPSPPAPAGRHSDSVSRSSSPMFASELHVQPVASPLYNDLGCYGDLLSEHFSAPRLVSRGDILTVPAENHPDLLENNSEGIHRCPVLFFRVQKVCPSTEKEEEEEGGEAEALLADRLHTSLYMRGSTGGPVPCLSVEGPSLWSSLSPPGLVKTVELLGAIIPPHLHRSSLSGCTVLLHGPTGSGKVTAVSAASRRLNLHLLKVDCVNVCADTPAATEVKLTSAFQRAEALQPCVLLLRNLQLLLGSRGDAREDGRVQAALCQLLRGAPTRVVVVATVCRPRELSAGVAAAFIHQVEMESPTEEQRHSMLVSMSRDVRLGGDVNLERLSKITAGFVLGDLSALLVEAGRAACRRLIHTCGGRQEEDLCSSGVTVLNQDFCSALKTLQDAQSSAIGAPKIPDVRWEDVGGLQQVKKEILDTVQLPLQRPELLGLNRTGVLLYGPPGTGKTLLAKAVATECSMTFLSVKGPELINMYVGQSEENIREVFSRARSAAPCVVFFDELDSLAPSRGRSGDSGGVMDRVVSQLLAELDALPSSAGVFVIGATNRPDLLDQSLLRPGRFDKLVYVGLNEDRASQLQVLRAILRKLQVDSAVDLQQVVDRCPDHMTGADLYALCSDAMTAAIKRKIALIDRGLDSEDSPLLVCVEDFSSALETFKPSISQRELLRYRNLQRELTAQ, from the exons ATGGCGGCGCAGGTGGAGTTGTGTTGTTTGGAAAGTTTCCCTTCGCACCTGAGTCCTCTGGATGTTCTGGTTCTTCAAACTCAACTGGACTCGGTGTTCCAGAATGACGCCGACCCACCGACCGCCCTCTTCACCCCGCAGCGGCCTCGGGGCTCCGGAGGGCCGGGCATTTTACTGCGCGTCCACCCGACCGCCGAGGAGGAGATCGCGGGCTACGGAGGAGGAAACGCCCCCAGAGCCGAGTCCGGGAGCCGGGTCCGGGTGTTCACCAGCCGGTTCTTCCTGCGGCACCACGGATTTGAGGGTCTCGGCAGCAGCACGGGGACCCTGCGGGCTATGGAGCCGATCCCCCTGGATAGACTGGTGCTGGGAGCCCGCAGCAGGCAGAGCCTCCACTGGGCCGGAGCCGAGTGTTTTACCGGCGGGCTGCTGGAGCTCTGCCGCCCGGGACAGTGGCTGCTGGCCCGGCAGGGAGAcccgctgctgctgccccgACACCCGCTGCTGGGTGAGGACCCGGGACAG gtgcAGCAGCACCTGAtggagctgctggtgttggACTGCAGTCCTGTGACACAGGGGCGGATCACCGCCGACACCTCGGTGGTTCTGACGGACTGCTTGGACTCGGCGGACCCCCCGAGCGCCCCCCCGGCCTGCAGACCGCTCAGGCTGTGCGTGTCGGACTTCGCTCATTACGCCGACGGCCTCGGAGGGGGGCGCTCTCTCCTGGATAACAGGAAACTGCTGGGCTCGGGGTTCTCGGGCGTTCTGCAGGCGCTGGAGTGCCGGGTGGACGTCCGGGTGGTGGACACCAAGCGATGgctgggggtcaaaggtcagcaggGAGCCGCCGCGGACGTGGACAGCTGCGTGTTTGTGAGCAAACAGCTGCTCCTCCGGCTGGGGCTGTTTAACCAGGAGTGGGTGAAGCTGTCGAGGCCCGGCGGAGCCTCCAGGACTCCCGCGGGTCCCACGGAGGTCAAGGGGGGCGTCTGCAGACGGCGGCTGGTCTCCGTGCTGGTTGTGGATTTAACGCAGAGTCCGGACCTGCAGGACTACGACGAAGTCGGTTTCGTATCGGCGACTCTGTGGTTCAACATGACCGAAGGAGACGCGATCCCTGTGAACGGCTGCACGCTGAGGATGAAG CGGTGGACTCCGTCTCCTCCGGCGCCCGCCGGACGCCACTCCGACAGTGTCAGTCGCTCTTCTTCTCCGATGTTCGCCAGCGAGCTTCACGTCCAGCCGGTCGCGTCTCCGCTGTACAACGACCTCGGTTGCTACGGCGACCTGCTGTCCGAGCACTTCAGCGCGCCCAG ACTGGTTTCACGGGGAGACATCCTGACAGTTCCGGCTGAAAACCACCCAGACCTGCTGGAGAACAATTCAGAGGGaatacacag GTGTCCAGTGCTGTTCTTCAGAGTGCAGAAGGTGTGTCCGTCGacggagaaagaggaggaagaagaaggaggagaagcagaagctCTACTGGCGGACAGACTGCACACCTCACTCTACATG CGAGGGTCCACCGGCGGCCCCGTCCCCTGCCTCTCCGTGGAGGGTCCGTCTCTGTGGAGCAGCCTGTCTCCTCCGGGCCTCGTCAAGACCGTGGAGCTCCTCGGCGCCATCATCCCGCCGCACCTGCACCGCAG CTCTTTGTCCGGCTGCACCGTCCTCCTCCACGGCCCAACTGGAAGTGGTAAAGTAACGGCGGTCAGCGCAGCGAGTCGCAGACTGAACCTCCACCTGCTGAAG GTGGACTGCGTTAACGTGTGCGCCGACACCCCCGCGGCCACGGAGGTGAAGCTGACCTCGGCGTTTCAGCGGGCCGAGGCCCTGCAGCCGTGCGTCCTGCTGCTCCGGAACCTGCAGCTCCTGCTCGGCTCTCGGGGCGACGCCAGGGAGGACGGCAGAGTCCAGGCCGCGCTCTGCCAGCTGCTCCGCGGCGCCCCCACCAG GGTGGTCGTGGTGGCGACGGTCTGCAGACCTCGGGAGCTGTCTGCGGGCGTCGCGGCGGCGTTCATCCaccaggtggagatggagagtccCACCGAGGAGCAGCGGCACTCCATGCTGGTCAGCATGAGCCGAGACGTCCGCCTGGGAGGGGACGTCAACCTGGAGAGACTCTCCAAAATCACCGCG gggTTTGTGTTGGGGGATCTGAGCGCTCTGCTGGTCGAGGCGGGTCGAGCTGCCTGCAGGAGGCTGATTCACACCTG cggTGGCCGGCAGGAGGAGGACCTGTGCTCCAGTGGAGTGACAGtcctgaaccaggacttctgcTCCGCCCTGAAGACCCTGCAGGACGCCCAGTCCTCGGCCATCGGAGCCCCCAAG ATCCCAGATGTGCGTTGGGAGGACGTCGGAGGTCTGCAGCAGGTGAAGAAAGAGATCCTGGACACGGTTCAGCTTCCTCTGCAGCGCCCAGAGCTCCTGGGTCTGAACCGGACCGGGGTCCTGCTGTACGGACCGCCGGGGACCGGGAAGACCCTGCTGGCCAAAGCTGTGGCTACCGAGTGCTCCATGACCTTCCTCag CGTTAAAGGTCCGGAGCTCATCAACATGTACGTGGGCCAGAGTGAGGAGAACATTAGAGAAG tgttcagCAGAGCGCGCTCAGCGGCTCCGTGTGTCGTCTTCTTTGATGAGCTGGACTCTCTGGCTCCCAGCAGGGGGCGCAGTGGAGACTCGGGCggggtgatggacag AGTCGTGTCTCAGCTGCTGGCCGAGCTCGACGCTTTGCCGTCGTCCGCCGGGGTTTTTGTGATCGGAGCCACGAACCGTCCGGACCTGCTGGACCAATCGCTGCTGAGGCCcggcag GTTCGACAAGCTGGTCTATGTGGGCCTCAACGAGGACCGGGCCTCCCAGCTGCAGGTTCTGCGGGCGATCCTCAGAAA GCTCCAGGTGGACTCCGCCGTGGACCTGCAGCAGGTGGTGGATCGCTGCCCCGATCACATGACCGGCGCCGACCTGTACGCTCTGTGTTCGGACGCCATGACGGCCGCCATCAAGAGGAAGATCGCTCTCATCGACCGCG gtCTGGACTCGGAGGACTCCCCTCTCCTGGTCTGCGTTGAGGATTTCTCTTCCGCGTTGGAAACCTTCAAGCCGTCCATTTCACAGAGGGAGCTGCTGAGATACAGAAACCTTCAACGTGAACTCACTGCccagtag
- the pex6 gene encoding peroxisome assembly factor 2 isoform X1 produces the protein MAAQVELCCLESFPSHLSPLDVLVLQTQLDSVFQNDADPPTALFTPQRPRGSGGPGILLRVHPTAEEEIAGYGGGNAPRAESGSRVRVFTSRFFLRHHGFEGLGSSTGTLRAMEPIPLDRLVLGARSRQSLHWAGAECFTGGLLELCRPGQWLLARQGDPLLLPRHPLLGEDPGQVQQHLMELLVLDCSPVTQGRITADTSVVLTDCLDSADPPSAPPACRPLRLCVSDFAHYADGLGGGRSLLDNRKLLGSGFSGVLQALECRVDVRVVDTKRWLGVKGQQGAAADVDSCVFVSKQLLLRLGLFNQEWVKLSRPGGASRTPAGPTEVKGGVCRRRLVSVLVVDLTQSPDLQDYDEVGFVSATLWFNMTEGDAIPVNGCTLRMKRWTPSPPAPAGRHSDSVSRSSSPMFASELHVQPVASPLYNDLGCYGDLLSEHFSAPRLVSRGDILTVPAENHPDLLENNSEGIHRCPVLFFRVQKVCPSTEKEEEEEGGEAEALLADRLHTSLYMRGSTGGPVPCLSVEGPSLWSSLSPPGLVKTVELLGAIIPPHLHRSSSLSGCTVLLHGPTGSGKVTAVSAASRRLNLHLLKVDCVNVCADTPAATEVKLTSAFQRAEALQPCVLLLRNLQLLLGSRGDAREDGRVQAALCQLLRGAPTRVVVVATVCRPRELSAGVAAAFIHQVEMESPTEEQRHSMLVSMSRDVRLGGDVNLERLSKITAGFVLGDLSALLVEAGRAACRRLIHTCGGRQEEDLCSSGVTVLNQDFCSALKTLQDAQSSAIGAPKIPDVRWEDVGGLQQVKKEILDTVQLPLQRPELLGLNRTGVLLYGPPGTGKTLLAKAVATECSMTFLSVKGPELINMYVGQSEENIREVFSRARSAAPCVVFFDELDSLAPSRGRSGDSGGVMDRVVSQLLAELDALPSSAGVFVIGATNRPDLLDQSLLRPGRFDKLVYVGLNEDRASQLQVLRAILRKLQVDSAVDLQQVVDRCPDHMTGADLYALCSDAMTAAIKRKIALIDRGLDSEDSPLLVCVEDFSSALETFKPSISQRELLRYRNLQRELTAQ, from the exons ATGGCGGCGCAGGTGGAGTTGTGTTGTTTGGAAAGTTTCCCTTCGCACCTGAGTCCTCTGGATGTTCTGGTTCTTCAAACTCAACTGGACTCGGTGTTCCAGAATGACGCCGACCCACCGACCGCCCTCTTCACCCCGCAGCGGCCTCGGGGCTCCGGAGGGCCGGGCATTTTACTGCGCGTCCACCCGACCGCCGAGGAGGAGATCGCGGGCTACGGAGGAGGAAACGCCCCCAGAGCCGAGTCCGGGAGCCGGGTCCGGGTGTTCACCAGCCGGTTCTTCCTGCGGCACCACGGATTTGAGGGTCTCGGCAGCAGCACGGGGACCCTGCGGGCTATGGAGCCGATCCCCCTGGATAGACTGGTGCTGGGAGCCCGCAGCAGGCAGAGCCTCCACTGGGCCGGAGCCGAGTGTTTTACCGGCGGGCTGCTGGAGCTCTGCCGCCCGGGACAGTGGCTGCTGGCCCGGCAGGGAGAcccgctgctgctgccccgACACCCGCTGCTGGGTGAGGACCCGGGACAG gtgcAGCAGCACCTGAtggagctgctggtgttggACTGCAGTCCTGTGACACAGGGGCGGATCACCGCCGACACCTCGGTGGTTCTGACGGACTGCTTGGACTCGGCGGACCCCCCGAGCGCCCCCCCGGCCTGCAGACCGCTCAGGCTGTGCGTGTCGGACTTCGCTCATTACGCCGACGGCCTCGGAGGGGGGCGCTCTCTCCTGGATAACAGGAAACTGCTGGGCTCGGGGTTCTCGGGCGTTCTGCAGGCGCTGGAGTGCCGGGTGGACGTCCGGGTGGTGGACACCAAGCGATGgctgggggtcaaaggtcagcaggGAGCCGCCGCGGACGTGGACAGCTGCGTGTTTGTGAGCAAACAGCTGCTCCTCCGGCTGGGGCTGTTTAACCAGGAGTGGGTGAAGCTGTCGAGGCCCGGCGGAGCCTCCAGGACTCCCGCGGGTCCCACGGAGGTCAAGGGGGGCGTCTGCAGACGGCGGCTGGTCTCCGTGCTGGTTGTGGATTTAACGCAGAGTCCGGACCTGCAGGACTACGACGAAGTCGGTTTCGTATCGGCGACTCTGTGGTTCAACATGACCGAAGGAGACGCGATCCCTGTGAACGGCTGCACGCTGAGGATGAAG CGGTGGACTCCGTCTCCTCCGGCGCCCGCCGGACGCCACTCCGACAGTGTCAGTCGCTCTTCTTCTCCGATGTTCGCCAGCGAGCTTCACGTCCAGCCGGTCGCGTCTCCGCTGTACAACGACCTCGGTTGCTACGGCGACCTGCTGTCCGAGCACTTCAGCGCGCCCAG ACTGGTTTCACGGGGAGACATCCTGACAGTTCCGGCTGAAAACCACCCAGACCTGCTGGAGAACAATTCAGAGGGaatacacag GTGTCCAGTGCTGTTCTTCAGAGTGCAGAAGGTGTGTCCGTCGacggagaaagaggaggaagaagaaggaggagaagcagaagctCTACTGGCGGACAGACTGCACACCTCACTCTACATG CGAGGGTCCACCGGCGGCCCCGTCCCCTGCCTCTCCGTGGAGGGTCCGTCTCTGTGGAGCAGCCTGTCTCCTCCGGGCCTCGTCAAGACCGTGGAGCTCCTCGGCGCCATCATCCCGCCGCACCTGCACCGCAG CAGCTCTTTGTCCGGCTGCACCGTCCTCCTCCACGGCCCAACTGGAAGTGGTAAAGTAACGGCGGTCAGCGCAGCGAGTCGCAGACTGAACCTCCACCTGCTGAAG GTGGACTGCGTTAACGTGTGCGCCGACACCCCCGCGGCCACGGAGGTGAAGCTGACCTCGGCGTTTCAGCGGGCCGAGGCCCTGCAGCCGTGCGTCCTGCTGCTCCGGAACCTGCAGCTCCTGCTCGGCTCTCGGGGCGACGCCAGGGAGGACGGCAGAGTCCAGGCCGCGCTCTGCCAGCTGCTCCGCGGCGCCCCCACCAG GGTGGTCGTGGTGGCGACGGTCTGCAGACCTCGGGAGCTGTCTGCGGGCGTCGCGGCGGCGTTCATCCaccaggtggagatggagagtccCACCGAGGAGCAGCGGCACTCCATGCTGGTCAGCATGAGCCGAGACGTCCGCCTGGGAGGGGACGTCAACCTGGAGAGACTCTCCAAAATCACCGCG gggTTTGTGTTGGGGGATCTGAGCGCTCTGCTGGTCGAGGCGGGTCGAGCTGCCTGCAGGAGGCTGATTCACACCTG cggTGGCCGGCAGGAGGAGGACCTGTGCTCCAGTGGAGTGACAGtcctgaaccaggacttctgcTCCGCCCTGAAGACCCTGCAGGACGCCCAGTCCTCGGCCATCGGAGCCCCCAAG ATCCCAGATGTGCGTTGGGAGGACGTCGGAGGTCTGCAGCAGGTGAAGAAAGAGATCCTGGACACGGTTCAGCTTCCTCTGCAGCGCCCAGAGCTCCTGGGTCTGAACCGGACCGGGGTCCTGCTGTACGGACCGCCGGGGACCGGGAAGACCCTGCTGGCCAAAGCTGTGGCTACCGAGTGCTCCATGACCTTCCTCag CGTTAAAGGTCCGGAGCTCATCAACATGTACGTGGGCCAGAGTGAGGAGAACATTAGAGAAG tgttcagCAGAGCGCGCTCAGCGGCTCCGTGTGTCGTCTTCTTTGATGAGCTGGACTCTCTGGCTCCCAGCAGGGGGCGCAGTGGAGACTCGGGCggggtgatggacag AGTCGTGTCTCAGCTGCTGGCCGAGCTCGACGCTTTGCCGTCGTCCGCCGGGGTTTTTGTGATCGGAGCCACGAACCGTCCGGACCTGCTGGACCAATCGCTGCTGAGGCCcggcag GTTCGACAAGCTGGTCTATGTGGGCCTCAACGAGGACCGGGCCTCCCAGCTGCAGGTTCTGCGGGCGATCCTCAGAAA GCTCCAGGTGGACTCCGCCGTGGACCTGCAGCAGGTGGTGGATCGCTGCCCCGATCACATGACCGGCGCCGACCTGTACGCTCTGTGTTCGGACGCCATGACGGCCGCCATCAAGAGGAAGATCGCTCTCATCGACCGCG gtCTGGACTCGGAGGACTCCCCTCTCCTGGTCTGCGTTGAGGATTTCTCTTCCGCGTTGGAAACCTTCAAGCCGTCCATTTCACAGAGGGAGCTGCTGAGATACAGAAACCTTCAACGTGAACTCACTGCccagtag